The following is a genomic window from Plasmodium berghei ANKA genome assembly, chromosome: 9.
CTTAACATGCCAAATCTTCAACAATGAATTTGATTTTAGTATCATAAAAAGTTTCGACTCTAAATAAATTGAATTTccgaataataatataaatttaaaaaaatttcattagaattataaacataatataaaatgttttgaacgattatatattatgtttttttcttagAAATATGCTATGAAAATAActgaatttatattataagttttttttttttatactatCCATGGCATAACACATGCCTTTGTTCTgcttgttatttttttttttttatttcatgaTCCATACTTATTGTAATTATatgcacatttttttattgtgcAATGTGTATGTAAGATGTAAACGTTAGCCTTACTAAGGTCATGCGATGAATTAAACTTTCTGTATATTAATGGAgtcaaaatattatttttttaaattaataaaataaaagccaatttttttttttaaatattatgtcTCTAACTTTATGAAGATAAAAAAGGTTGTATTAATTCGAAAAAAgtaacataaatatatatattattgtgtacatacataataatatgtataaatttgTGTTCCTTTTATAAgcttcatatttttaataaaaaaaatatgaacaatgTTAATGTTGAGGAAtgaatatgtttttttaaaaagtgatgaaattcaaaaaattaaaaaccATAATTGGggacattaaaaaaaaatatacataactATGTTATGACCacaaacaataaaaataaatgaaatttcaaataattGCGGATTCATATGTAGGGGTATTTactcttttatatttttgtagaaaatatgaaataataatttttgttttttttgtatcgaaaaaataaatgtatgaAATATGTCGAATAACTCTTTATTATTGAAGGCCTTTATATTTGGATCACCATTtggtattttattattcaatGAACTAAATAgaattaaacatattaaagaagatgaaaaattaaacaaaagtatatttttaaaaacatttcATAAAAgtaacataataaaaaatgatgaaccAGTTAGCACAAATCGATATAAGCAGGATACAAATTTTAAGgaaaatgatgatgaaGCATTGAACTATTTTTATGGAAAATCATGGGGGTATACGACAGATTATGAGATAGATATAAGTTTAAATAGTGGtgatttaatttttataaaacatgATTTAGATaatgtaaatttttttaaaaaaacgttactaaaaattaatagatattttcaaaataattatgattatGATGAAATAGGAATAATCTTGAAAAAACATAACATTAGCTATGtgtatatacaaaattttttaaacaaaaaagaaaaatttttGAGATATTCTCactttttacaaaaatataaacctTTTGTTGTTTCTTTAAGAAGGTTTATAAGTAATGatgaacaaataaaaaaaaaattacatgaaaatatattagaaagcatagacaaaaaaaaagcagacaaatataatcattctatatttttaaatatattatataacatttttaaaaggaaatcatattataaaaaatatatcccTGAAAATTCATGTCTTTGTAATGATTATATTACTTGCAAACAAATTAATTCAAACATAGATACAAACAATTTGATTAATTTACTTCTTTTTAGATcctttaatttgtttttttattttacaatgTTCATAAAGAATGAAAGTTTAAAGATAGGTAAAACGAGTACTCTTTATATTAACCAAatttacaataaaaaaaatgacaatAATGATAcgaataaaaatgtatttttaaatgaaacaCTAgcaaataacaataataatataaatgaaataaattcagattttataaaaagtcAAAAAGAAgctttatcattatataaattccCATTAAACTCCTTGACAAtgtttaaatttattgaaAAGGATTATGAATTAAtgaataaagaaaaaagttTTATTTACGAACAACCCAAAGAACAAACAttgaaagaaataaaacaatatatttctttattgatagaaaatgaatatacCTTGATGGACTCTATTGGATATATGGAGAATgtgataaaaaaaggagAAGGAAAAgtaaagaataaaaataaatatataaataatataaacgAATCTTGTACACATCATTTCTTTGTGAAAACAATAagttcattttttgaaaaattatatttaaaattaaaaaggcGAGTTACTACAAGTTATCATGTTTAcgaaatatataagaaaacaaatttattgCCTTCAgtgaattattataattttcctacatcatgttttttatgtttaaaaaatttttataaaccTCTAAATACACAATGTTTAGTTAGCGAtcaatttaatatatcaaaattatcaaatttatttcacGTAAGGCAAGAGGAAACTGAAAAACTGCAAAAGAAATTTTATCAGTTTAATAAAGTTcctaaataataaaaatattttttaaagtacatttttgtatttacaCACATTTcatacttttattttacacagaaatttataattttttgttaatataattttattggttggtatatttttcaaaattttatataatatatccaaatattcataaacaaaatgaaaaccAAATGAAAAGATATGGAATGAAATTTATCACTTGTTTATATACAACAATAcacacacacatatatatatatatgcatccACATTTTGATATAGAcatgttttattatgtgTTTATGGATCAGATAAATGAATTCGGAATAGACAATAAACAGGGAATGCCATCATCTCCACCTATTATAATATTGCAAATTTCTACTTCATTtggatttatatttttggaattatatatataaatacattcTATACAATTAATTCCTCCTTTTTTACACCCTCCAAAACCCCATAATATATCATCGTTTGTTTTGTTATATTgattattgtttttttcaattacatgaaaattattatctgtatttaattcattacttgcatttaaaatttgtttttcttgttttgttaattcattttttgagcaatcagaaaaatttaatagaaataaatttcCAAAAGCGGTTCCAactaaaattaaatgatttccaatatattttgctGACAATATAggttcatttatatataccttttttaaataattattcaaACTAGAACATATTCCTTGAATTTCAAATTGATAACAATAACCATCAGCTGAAcatgaaataatataagtttgattttttaaattatatgttaTAATACAATTAATACTGCCAGTGTGCATTTTTTTGCAACTAACATATTTATGGAAAATTCGAAAATCTCTAATTTTAATTACACCATCTCGTTGCCCTCCTGTTATTATTAAAGGAATTTTATCAttgtttaaattattattataaaataaattatctgaatttataatattgacatttttttctttccataatctttctcttttttgttcgcttttattaaatttttttttgttatatttatcttcGATTTTTAGTGGATGtgattcatttttatctcCATCAAATGCTTCAGATTTATCAAACATTTCAGACTGATCAGACATTACACGGGCATTAATATCTTCACAGCCGttcttatataaataaaaatagtttaaAGCACCTACATTGCCAGTGTGTGTATTTGGAGCGTTTAGGATTTCTTGTGAAGTTTCTACATCAAAAACACATATAGTGCCATTTTTATCAGcagatataattttattttgcaaCCACAAAAAGCTAGTTATTGGATATGAATGACTACCTTTATATATGGCTAGTTCAcgaaatttttttatatcaaaaatttttaatgttttatCATAACTACTAGTAATACATTTTTCgttttgtttattaaatttCATATCACTAATTGTTGAATGATGTGCGCATATTTCTTTACATGTAATTGTATTGCTAGATgctttaaattttatttctttaacttttttttcttgttttatatattctgaacaattcataattttatttacttttGGAGCTTTGCATGCATATGTGGTATTCCACAAACACAATTTTCCATCTAATCCACCTGAAAGGATTTCATTcctttttgtaaaaaatactTTATTTACCCAATCAAAATGACcgcattttttatgataaagTTCTTTTTCCgttaacaatttttttaggTTGTGTATTCGTATGGAATGGTCAGCACTTCCTGTGGCCATATAAGTTcctataataaaaaatttaaaaaaatataagctttgacaattaaaaaaaaaaataaataaagaggttattttgaaaaaaattaaataatacaactttttatttcttacCGCTTTCATCTATGGAAAGAGAAAGAATTGTCTTATCATGTGCATATTCATagaaaaaggaaaaatcAGGtccatttttaaaatttttgttttttaaattcgCTAAATTCAAGTTTATGTTATCAAAGCATGTATTAAATGTTTTTACATTAATATTCATTGAGgagaaaatttaatattgtaTAGATAActtagtaaaaaataagagCTATTCCTAGGTAGGTAATTTTCttgatttatattatattttttatatgttaagATATAGCCATATACcgtgcatatatatatatatatatatacatacaatGCCCTTAgaataaaatgttaaaaaaatttatttaaacatTATGAATAATTGACTACAATTCACgttgtttattttaattgGAAAAGGATATTTCTCACTAAttattagtattttttactttttttatgttgCCTTATCATTATAGCTAATTTAAgacaaaaattaattatttttaaacaaattattagaATTAATTCTTATCAGTTGAAGATCAacttaaaaattttaaggATTATGTGTATGGATATTAATTAACATAAGCATTAAGCTgaacatgtatatataaaataatgtctttaaaaatatgattaattatatttatttgaatttgaatttatacataaaagACATAAGCTAAAGTTAATATAGGgaatacattatttttacataccctttttgtaaaaaaaaaaaaaaaagataaacaAATTAGTTATATTGCACCACTTCTTTAACtacaaatattaaattttcatgtactatataatattgaaaaatttataattttttttgtataaaaatacttaAATTAGTTCTATATAGAGAAGGTTTTTTCaatatagtaaaaatacaaatatatctaGGTTTACATGCTACATAATTGGTCATTTATtagtatattatatatatttttttatatatgcacacacacatattttattaaaaatcatattttttgcaaCCTTATACACAAATGATGTATATTTCAATTAAATTTGTtcaattaatatttaaatgtaatatatacaaaaaatataacaattcCTTTAatccaaaaataaaatttccaAGAGTTATAAacacatttttatcattaattttttttaaatacacAATTATGcgatatttttatgtatttatatgttcttatgtatatataatatattctttatatattttgaaatcATAGTAGGGTTTTCTTTTAGATATaatgtgtgtatatattttttcttatttcttttaaataagAACGAAAAGGTCCTTAATATTCACCATATAAATGAGACTcgaataatatttaaatattttcttgtCTAGAGATATAAAACCTTgggaataataaaaaaggtttataaggatttttttttcaaatgtatatacattaaaaaaaaaaaagttttttaaaagggcacattaaatattcttaatttattattataaaaaaaacataatatatgcacatattATTAGCATATTTATTCTTGTGAATATATCATATCAGTTTAATATTGTGTAAAAGTGTATATAAGTATAAACAAGTTATATTTTAGTCATATAATCATTCttgattatatatttcattgtttttttttttcacctTATAAATCGTATTAATATATCTTcgattattttattttgattataatacattatatGCATGTCCTTTGCGCCAAGTTTGTTCgatattttatcttttaatatttttgaattatttgaacataatttttcattcaaaaattttaagataaaattatttgtatttttttttttgatgtacacatgtatgcatatatatacaaacgTGCTTTAAGTATCCAGACTTGTGTATTAATAAGCATACATGCACATAAATGTGCAAATGTATGCCttttgatttaaaaaaactcgtattttaatatgtattattatttttttttaaagatgattaaaaaatataagtatcAAACATCACCTTATTGGGCAGAAAAATGCATAATACAATTCTTCTTTAGGGTAATAAGtcaagtaaaaaaaaaatccaaaaataaatcgcctcaaaaaaaagttaaaaagAACAATTGTTTGAGGAAATAGGagtaatacaaataaagaaaaattcttattaaaaaacaataaaataataaattattacacAATTACtagtttaaaaaaacaatgaaTGAAAATTGTTAAATTAGGAAAATGAACTTGGTTATTAACATATGTGAAAGTAATTGGCTTTTTAGAATTGGTGTTAaaccaaaaaaataaaaaaaagaaaagaaataaatataaataaaataacataaaattaaatataatattgtataataataatatccCCCCCTTAAAAAGGAGGACATTTTCCTAATtcatatacatacatatattcataagtttttttttttttttacacatactttaaagaatatatatttgtgttaataacatataaatatttaggATTATGatacatttataaattgCTAATTAATGggcttttttaatttataatgaGAGAGATATACAAATGACTTGGTAATTAATAGACGTtcttaaattataataagaACAAATCaaatgcattttttaagaTATTACTTGTCCTGTTTACTAAATTTGAaactttatatatttttcttgcGCAATACTACATTATGTATTCAATCATATATCTAGTATTAATTGTGTCCATAAGTtgtatacatttttattcgTGCTAATCTTTGTACTTTTTCCAAGCTTCTATACCcctcattattttcattattattttgtttttgtttttgtttttttatacacttataatattttatttcattttaaagatattatatatagtttttgGTAATTTTTCCTCTTATTTCTAAATACTAGGATACATTTCTACTATTACTAGTAATGTTCTTGTATTcgtttatattttacttttatttttttgtttaaaagTATTTATTTCACTGTATTTTtgacaatatttttttctttccaattttattatcttaTCCGATTTTCCTAAAATgaacaataaatattatccCATAAAAGAGACTAATGTTGAAAAGAGGGtaataaatgtatttaaaaaaaaactcgaacaaaaaaaacaggaATATTTGATGTTTAATTTACCAAAAGgttatcaaaataaaaagctagaaaatgtgaataacggaacaaaaaatattaccaTGGCTAGCCATGATAACAATAAAGTCGGTAATATGATCGACAAtataaatggaaataataataataaaaaaattatatatatagaagcATGTGACACACAcgataaatatgtattaaatatagatgacgaagaaaataaaataaacaacaTAGATTTGCATACAGAATATAAATCTGATAGTCTTTACAAAAAGGGAATACTCAATACTGAAGAAAACTACAATGGATCAATTCATATACctttacaaatattatcaaatagATATGATTATAATGATGTAGTTCAAGCAactaataatttttctgaagaaaataaaatagctAAAGGAGGAAATGGAATTGTATATAAAGGAATACTAAAAAACTGTATTAATGTAGCTATtaaagttttaaaaaaaaatgaaaataatggaTTTGAAAATGAACTAATAATTATGAGCAGATATAGAcacaataatattttatcattattaggTTATGCTATgaatacaaattatttttatttaatttatgaaTACGTAAGTTTAGGAGATTTAAGAACACTTTTATttaatcattattatttttataattcacaaaataaagaaaatatagattttaataatttatcaaatatgaaattaaataattataataatattccaaagaataaatatatcacttccttaaataattatacaaaCCTTAATTATTCAAAAACCTCAAATTTATCTGAAAATCAAACACCCCTTTTTCTATCTTTTAGTACcagaataaatatattagttcaaattataaatgtaCTTTGCTACTTACATACATCCTCTCCAATAGTATATCATAGAGATTTAAAATCGGCTAACATTTTGATTgatgaaa
Proteins encoded in this region:
- a CDS encoding WD repeat-containing protein, putative, with the protein product MNINVKTFNTCFDNINLNLANLKNKNFKNGPDFSFFYEYAHDKTILSLSIDESGTYMATGSADHSIRIHNLKKLLTEKELYHKKCGHFDWVNKVFFTKRNEILSGGLDGKLCLWNTTYACKAPKVNKIMNCSEYIKQEKKVKEIKFKASSNTITCKEICAHHSTISDMKFNKQNEKCITSSYDKTLKIFDIKKFRELAIYKGSHSYPITSFLWLQNKIISADKNGTICVFDVETSQEILNAPNTHTGNVGALNYFYLYKNGCEDINARVMSDQSEMFDKSEAFDGDKNESHPLKIEDKYNKKKFNKSEQKRERLWKEKNVNIINSDNLFYNNNLNNDKIPLIITGGQRDGVIKIRDFRIFHKYVSCKKMHTGSINCIITYNLKNQTYIISCSADGYCYQFEIQGICSSLNNYLKKVYINEPILSAKYIGNHLILVGTAFGNLFLLNFSDCSKNELTKQEKQILNASNELNTDNNFHVIEKNNNQYNKTNDDILWGFGGCKKGGINCIECIYIYNSKNINPNEVEICNIIIGGDDGIPCLLSIPNSFI